Within Primulina tabacum isolate GXHZ01 chromosome 5, ASM2559414v2, whole genome shotgun sequence, the genomic segment TCATTCGATAGGATCTCAACAAGACGTCTTTCGAGCCTCTTAGCACCCACACCAGGCTTCAAAACATCAGAGTCTCCCCATATGTCACATTTATCTTCAACCGAATTGCCTAAACACCATCCACCAGGAACAGGTTTACCTGGATTTCGCAGCAGGATTTCATGGTCGATCTGGTCAAGAATGCGGTCGTTCTCTCTGAATGGCGATGCGAAGGCTGCTCCACTCTGGATCAGATCATTGAAGTTGCTCGAGTTAAGAAAGTCAAGCTCGTGCCTAGAGTCGAGGTAGGCGTAATGAAAGCTGTGGTTGATTGTTTTTCGATTGAATTGGTGGGAATTGCATGCAACTGTTGGGAAGTAAACGGTATTTGATGCGGGTGTATTAGACAGGTACATTAGTAGTGTTCTGGGTAGGTTATCTGTACCCATGATGCAGAACTCGAGAAATTTCCGACTTAAAATAGTCGAAAACGAACCTGTAAGCGAAAGGATAATATACGTTACACGACTATGTCTCCTTCCGTACTTAgaatttcaaaacataatgGAACATCCAGAAAATTAATTACCAAAATGAGAAGCATATTTCATGACATTACAATATAACATACAGCATGCACAGAAATTTCTTCCTCAAGATATAAGAAATGAAAACATCCTTTCCTTCCCCAGGTTTAAGGTTGAGCCAAGTCATATTCGAGCACCACTTGAAAATAAATCATTATGTGTTCGAGCTTGAGAGAGCGATGATTTTCAAGCTCGAGTTTAATTCGAGTAACTCAGACTTGAGCTTTGGAGTGACGGGAGCTTGAACAATGTAAGCTTTATTTTTTTAGCATTGCCGAGCTCGAATTTAGACCATTCATGTGCAAAATTAAAAATACCCTTCAACTATATAGAGTTCGTAATCCCAAAACCTAATTATATTTGTGAAATACCTGAAGATAAAATAGTAgttcaaataatattaaaataacaaatattAAAAGAAATCATAACCCGAGCACCAGAACTAGAAGTTCGTTCAACATGAAACAAAATATAACTGTATTTAAGCGACAACCTGTGAATAATCGGAATGTATCCGGGAGCTCTCTTTTTTGAGTGGCATAAAACATCTCACTGTTCTCCTCGAGAAAGAGCGCAGTGTCAACAACGATTGGTTTCAATTTGCGTGATCTGCAAACAAACTTTATAATAGTCAGCTTGGTTAACATAAAAGAACGTGATTCAGTGATCAAAGGTGAGATTCCATACTCTCTCCAGCCAATATAGCTCGTGTGATTCACAAAATTAAGATCTCGAGGCAGATAGGACAAGATATGCAAAAGATctgcaaaaatgaatatttccTTGTCATTCAAAGTGGAAGTTTATCCAAAAACACTGAAAAGTCTGATTAGTTCAGGCACTTCAAAGCCCCTGTCATGAACTCATTCAAGTAGCGACGATCACATAGCATTGTTGTTGACACATTACATTAACAAAATTTAAACAAACAATTAAACACAAAAATTATAATAGACTATTGAGTAAAATAACGAATACATAAACATTTGAagggataaaaataaaaaatctaaaataacACAAAACTCGAGTTTGCACATCATTTCAAAGACGATATCCTTTTAACCGAACTCCGAGCAAACTTAGCAACTATGATTAACCAAACCCCGAGCAAACATAGCAAATGTTAGAACATGGCAGATGGCACCAATGTACTCAATACTTGAATTACACATAAAGCATTATGGCAGCAGGAATCAAGAAAAAACTCAATTAAATTCAATAACGAAGACACATAAACATGGAATATATTTAAAACTGCCTCTCGAGTGTTATTCGGATGAATGAACCAACCCGAACAGAATAAATACTATCTCCGACTATCCTCACAATTTTCCCACATCCTGCAACTGTTGTAATACTAAAATTCCAATCAACAAAAACACCCGAACACACACAATAATGGACTAACATAAAGGTTTAAAAATCTACAATAGAGTACGAATAATTGAAGCTCTGTCCACATCAATTACACAACAAAATCACAACCACTTTATCCTCACATATGTGATGTACAAGTTCACATACAAAAGTAGATAAAGCTAATGTTAGAAACAAAACAACATAtttaaaatctttgataagATTGGTCGTGATTCATAGTTATACGAAATTTTTGCAACCATTTTGTGATAAAATCATGTAAAACGTATATTGTATTCCATTCTGTCTTCACTATACTATTGCCACCATACAAAATTCAGCAACTACTTTTACAGGCCAAAAGTTGATAATTAACAGCCAATGCACCAATCGCCAACTCAAATTACTTTCACAACCGCACACAAGCATACTAAAATTACAGAGCCAACCAAAATTTTATCGAGTATTCACACTCGATACTAAAAGAACAACAACAAGACCAAAACTTTTGAGAGTTTAGGAACTCCATAACCTATAAGAGCCCAACGCCTCACAACTAAATTATccaacaaacaaacaaacttcAATCGAGACACTCTCCAAGACGCCAACTCAGGCATTTGATCGCTCTACAGGTACTTCCGGATGAACACTAAATACACAGTACGATCAAGTGCAATAAACTTTCTGAGATTAATAGCACAGCATGTAGAAATCCACATGAATCAGCAACAATTAAATCACACAAAATGAAACCAACATACAATCAGCAAGTTCCCACTCACAAACATGTTCACTCAAAAAATGCACAGATAAAATTACCATCTTGAGTGACAAGGGGATAATCATCAGCATCGAGATTAATGAACCAATCCCAAGTATCCGAAACACGAAGCAAGACAGCGGCGCCGTGAAGCGTTGAGGAGAGATAAGAAGGCCCATTATCGAACACATAGTCCGCCTTCCCAATCACATGAACATTCTGCGCAGCTACAAAGACCGACACAGATTTGACCGCAACTGCCAAAGCCTCACGCTCGGACTGCTCAGCAGAGCGGTCAAGGTGGAGGAGGTAGTGATTCCTAGGATGATAAATGGAGTGAAGAAGACGAATAAGCCGGCCCGAGTCGTTGGCGGATCCGGATATGAAGTAGGCGAGGGAAGGTGGGGCCGGAGGGGTAGTCGAGGGGTTGTGGAAGAGGATGCGGTGGTGGCGGGGGAAGAGGGATGGGTGGGGCCGGGAGGGGGGTCGGGGAGGTGTGGGGATGGTAATGAGGGAAAGGATTAGGAGAATGGAGAAAAGGGTGGTGGATAGAAGAATGTATGGAGAGGGtacggcggcggcggcggaggGTGGGTGGTGGTGCATTGTGGGTTCCGATTCTTGGTTTCTTAAAGCTGTGAACTTTAGGACATTGTTGTTGTGATGGAGTTTATTTCAAGAaaccattatttaattgcaGATCTCAGGTAGGTTGGGGAAGACAAAGACAAGCTCTAAACTGAAAACTTTGTCTTAACACTTCAGCAATAGTTTTTGAGTAGGTATCTTCTGATTGCGTGACAAATTCTTATCGATGTTCAcactaaaaaataattttcttaatataaaaaataataattttttatggatgatccaaataagagatatatatcataaaatacgaccagtAAGACCGTctaacacaaatttttgccatagATTTTTTGCGAGACGATTTtataaaaagattttttttaaaaaaaattctttgaattagagattcgtctcataaaattaatctataaaataatttcacaattttttttgtattttttgggAATAAGTTTTGTAAACGATGATTAGTCGATAAATACTTTTACAATAATGATATAATGTGTTACCAAATAATCACAAAAGTGTccaatatttaatcaaaataatattatttattattttcagaaatctgttttttaaaataataatcaatttTCTCATTACTAATAAGAGCATATATGAAATACACGTTAATTGAAACTAAAATGGTGGTTAAATAGTTCTACAAAACTATGCAAACTCGATATTCCAAAACACCGCACATATCGAATTTAACAATATATCGTAAATTTTGGTATGGCACGAACATTTCGGTATCGGTATTATTTTTTGGTACCAAAATTTTTCTGAAACGTATTAAGTATTCTTGGGAAAAACCTGTACCAATCCAGGTCCAATGAAAACAATCGAACAACAAAAAAAGCCATCAAACCATTAATATCTCGCGACACAATttgtttttttcaattttataggataaaataaaattaaagctTGACAGTACC encodes:
- the LOC142547654 gene encoding beta-glucuronosyltransferase GlcAT14A, which produces MHHHPPSAAAAVPSPYILLSTTLFSILLILSLITIPTPPRPPSRPHPSLFPRHHRILFHNPSTTPPAPPSLAYFISGSANDSGRLIRLLHSIYHPRNHYLLHLDRSAEQSEREALAVAVKSVSVFVAAQNVHVIGKADYVFDNGPSYLSSTLHGAAVLLRVSDTWDWFINLDADDYPLVTQDDLLHILSYLPRDLNFVNHTSYIGWRESRKLKPIVVDTALFLEENSEMFYATQKRELPDTFRLFTGSFSTILSRKFLEFCIMGTDNLPRTLLMYLSNTPASNTVYFPTVACNSHQFNRKTINHSFHYAYLDSRHELDFLNSSNFNDLIQSGAAFASPFRENDRILDQIDHEILLRNPGKPVPGGWCLGNSVEDKCDIWGDSDVLKPGVGAKRLERRLVEILSNETARSYRCVDE